The genomic window ACCAGGAAGGCATACCCAATGTTTTTGCCGTTCCCAATTACCTTACTGGGAGAATGTTGAATGTGAAAATAAGCGTGAAGTTCTAACTATCCGTTTTTAGTGACTGATGAATAGCCGTTTCAATTTCAGTGAGATTAAAAGGTTTTCGGAAATAACTATGAATCAGCCCTTCCTGTATAGCCATTGAAATTTCGGATGTAATATCAAATCCGGTAAGGATAAAATACGAACGATCAGGATAATTGGACCTGGCAGCTTTTATAAATTCTATTCCATTCATTCCGGGCATTTTCATATCACTAATAACTATGCTTATTTCGGGTAGGTGGTCTAGTTTCTTCAGTCCGGCAACACCAGAATCAGCAACTTCAACCTTAAATTTCTTCTGAAAGGCAAGTGAAAAAATTTTAAGGTTTATGGGTTCATCATCTACATACAGAATCACTCTCCTATCCATACGATATGAATTTAAGTAAGCGGAAAAATAATGGTTGCACAGGTGCCTTTACCGGGTTTGGAAGTAAACCGCAAAACACCATTATAGGTTTGCAGAATTGTTTTGGTTATGGCAAGTCCCAGGCCCGTACCCTTACCTGCTTCTTTTGTTGTAAAAAACGGATCCGTTATACGGGTAATATCGGCTTCATTAATGCCGCAACCGTTGTCAGATATATTTATTTCCAGGTTGTCAGTATTTTTAATTGTATCTATCCTGATCATTCCGTTTTTTTCAATAGCCTGTTCTGCATTAGAAAGAATATTCAGAAAGGCCTGGTGAAGTTTACCCTCATGGGCCAT from Bacteroidales bacterium includes these protein-coding regions:
- a CDS encoding response regulator; protein product: MDRRVILYVDDEPINLKIFSLAFQKKFKVEVADSGVAGLKKLDHLPEISIVISDMKMPGMNGIEFIKAARSNYPDRSYFILTGFDITSEISMAIQEGLIHSYFRKPFNLTEIETAIHQSLKTDS